One part of the [Pantoea] beijingensis genome encodes these proteins:
- the aqpZ gene encoding aquaporin Z, which translates to MQKLVAEFLGTFVLVFGGCGSAVLAAAFPELGIGFAGVALAFGLTVLTMAYAVGHISGGHFNPAVTLGLMAGGRFPLKQVPCYIIAQVIGGIAAAAVLYVIASGLPTFDVISSGFASNGYGEHSPGGFSLQSGIVIEVVLTAIFLVIIMGATDKRAPAGFAPIAIGLALTLIHLISIPVTNTSVNPARSTGVALFQGGWAIDQLWMFWVMPIIGGIIGGLIYRCLLESKAKA; encoded by the coding sequence ATGCAAAAATTAGTGGCAGAGTTTTTAGGGACATTTGTACTGGTATTCGGCGGCTGTGGTAGTGCAGTACTGGCAGCCGCATTTCCTGAGCTGGGTATTGGCTTTGCCGGCGTAGCGTTAGCATTTGGTCTGACCGTATTAACGATGGCATATGCCGTCGGACATATTTCCGGCGGTCATTTTAATCCGGCCGTTACGCTAGGGCTGATGGCCGGCGGACGTTTTCCGCTGAAACAGGTACCGTGCTACATCATTGCCCAGGTTATCGGCGGGATAGCTGCGGCTGCGGTACTGTATGTCATTGCCAGCGGCCTGCCGACCTTTGATGTTATTAGCAGCGGCTTCGCTTCCAACGGTTACGGCGAACACTCACCAGGCGGCTTTTCACTGCAATCAGGGATCGTTATCGAAGTGGTGCTGACGGCAATATTCCTGGTCATCATCATGGGTGCCACGGACAAACGTGCGCCCGCAGGATTCGCACCTATTGCCATTGGCCTGGCATTGACCTTGATTCATCTGATCAGCATCCCTGTGACCAATACCTCGGTAAACCCGGCTCGCAGCACCGGTGTTGCACTTTTTCAGGGCGGATGGGCCATCGATCAGTTATGGATGTTTTGGGTTATGCCCATTATCGGCGGCATCATAGGTGGTCTGATTTATCGTTGCCTGCTTGAGAGTAAGGCAAAAGCATAA
- a CDS encoding UTRA domain-containing protein has protein sequence MKATPKTAEVICQVLTERIMQGDFSASGRLPSERSLSEQFSTTRITLRDALGQLESQGMIYRELRRGWFIAPPRLSYNPLHRSHFQAMAERQGREALTLVLDARQIKATASQAEKLGMQEGEEVYRIRRVRHIDGRAVLYVEHYLNPAYFPGLLQLDLTRSLTHLYQEHYGILYGHARFTMMPTTLPALAASELKTAAGSPALFITRINRDQYNHIIDCDCEFWRYDALYIDIEA, from the coding sequence ATGAAGGCAACACCCAAAACTGCCGAAGTAATTTGTCAGGTTTTAACCGAGCGTATTATGCAAGGGGATTTCAGCGCGTCAGGTAGGCTTCCCTCAGAGCGTAGCCTCAGCGAGCAGTTTTCCACCACACGCATTACGCTACGCGACGCGTTGGGCCAGTTGGAATCACAGGGAATGATTTACCGTGAGCTGCGTCGCGGCTGGTTTATCGCTCCACCGCGTCTTAGCTATAACCCGTTACATCGTAGCCATTTTCAGGCGATGGCAGAACGTCAGGGCCGGGAAGCCCTGACTCTGGTACTGGATGCACGGCAGATAAAGGCAACAGCCTCACAGGCTGAGAAGCTGGGTATGCAGGAAGGTGAAGAAGTGTATCGGATCAGGCGGGTACGCCATATTGACGGGCGTGCAGTACTTTATGTGGAACATTATCTGAACCCAGCCTACTTCCCGGGGCTGTTGCAGTTAGATCTCACGCGCTCGTTAACGCATCTTTATCAGGAGCATTACGGCATTCTCTATGGTCATGCGCGTTTTACTATGATGCCAACGACGCTACCCGCATTAGCCGCGTCAGAATTGAAAACGGCTGCGGGAAGCCCTGCACTCTTTATTACACGCATCAACCGCGATCAATATAACCACATTATCGACTGCGATTGCGAATTCTGGCGCTATGATGCGCTATATATTGATATAGAGGCCTGA
- a CDS encoding ABC transporter ATP-binding protein, giving the protein MSYLNVQQLNKSYGPTTIFQQIDFTANEGEFVTLLGPSGCGKSTLLRCLAGLTSVDSGQIMLQGQDIVPLTPQKRSIGMVFQSYALFPNMTVEANVGFGLKMQKLSTEVIRDRVAEVLMLVELNEYAKRYPHQLSGGQCQRVALARSLVTRPRLLLLDEPLSALDARIRRHLRDQIRRIQKELNLTTIFVTHDQEEALTMSDRIVLMNKGKIVQSGDAESLYTQPVDRFAAGFMGNYNLLSPEQAMRLTQRAYSGQVAIRPEAIVICSPEQGIPATIVSHSLLGNVIRYRVSVHDIELQVDVLNRSVADLHPAGRSIGLHIDTMTLCEVA; this is encoded by the coding sequence ATGTCTTATCTTAACGTCCAACAGCTGAATAAAAGTTACGGCCCAACAACGATTTTCCAGCAGATTGATTTCACCGCTAATGAAGGCGAATTCGTGACGTTACTGGGGCCAAGTGGTTGCGGTAAGTCGACGTTGCTGCGCTGCCTGGCAGGGTTAACCTCGGTCGACAGTGGGCAAATTATGCTGCAGGGACAGGATATCGTGCCTTTAACACCGCAGAAGCGCTCAATTGGCATGGTGTTCCAGAGCTATGCACTATTTCCGAATATGACGGTGGAAGCGAATGTGGGCTTCGGTTTGAAGATGCAGAAGTTGTCCACTGAGGTAATCCGCGATCGCGTGGCCGAAGTGCTGATGCTTGTGGAGCTTAACGAGTATGCTAAACGCTACCCACACCAGCTTTCCGGAGGGCAGTGTCAGCGCGTTGCATTGGCGCGCTCACTGGTAACGCGTCCGCGTCTGTTATTGCTGGATGAGCCGCTTTCCGCACTGGATGCACGTATTCGCCGTCATCTGCGCGATCAGATCCGCCGCATTCAAAAAGAGCTGAATCTGACGACTATCTTTGTCACGCACGATCAGGAAGAAGCGCTGACGATGTCTGACCGTATCGTCCTGATGAACAAAGGTAAGATCGTCCAGAGTGGTGATGCAGAGTCGCTTTACACGCAGCCGGTGGATCGGTTCGCGGCCGGTTTTATGGGAAATTATAATCTTCTTTCTCCGGAGCAGGCGATGCGCCTGACGCAGCGGGCTTATTCCGGGCAGGTTGCCATTCGTCCGGAAGCGATCGTCATTTGTTCACCTGAACAGGGTATTCCTGCCACTATTGTTAGCCATAGCCTGTTGGGCAACGTGATTCGCTATCGCGTAAGCGTGCATGACATTGAGCTACAGGTTGATGTATTGAACCGCTCGGTAGCGGATTTACATCCTGCGGGTCGATCGATCGGCTTACACATCGATACCATGACGTTGTGCGAAGTTGCCTGA
- a CDS encoding ABC transporter substrate-binding protein, with product MKFLFASVLASAIALSLSSVHAADGDLAVLEKAARSEGQVNSVGMPDSWANWKDTWNDISTKYDIKHSDTDMSSAQEIAKFAAEKSNASADIGDVGAAFGPLSVQKGVTQPYKPSTWDQVPDWAKDKDGHWALAYTGTIAFIVDKQQVKDIPHSWADLKKGNYVVTIGDVGIAAQAANGVLAANYAFGGDDKNVKPALTFFGELAKAGRLGLTDPTIANIEKGEIQVAVVWDFNGLNYRDQIDKSRFEVLIPSDGSVISGYTTIINKFAKHPNAAKLAREYIFSDAGQTNLAKGYARPIRAEHLTLPADIQAKLLPATEYKNARPIADQAAWEKTSKMLPRLWQENVIINMQQ from the coding sequence ATGAAATTTTTGTTCGCATCTGTGTTAGCCAGCGCCATTGCTCTCTCTTTGAGTTCGGTCCACGCCGCTGATGGCGATCTCGCCGTACTTGAAAAAGCCGCGCGCAGCGAAGGCCAGGTGAACAGCGTTGGGATGCCTGATAGCTGGGCTAACTGGAAAGATACCTGGAACGACATCAGCACGAAGTACGATATAAAACATAGTGATACTGATATGTCTTCGGCACAGGAAATTGCCAAATTCGCGGCAGAGAAGAGTAACGCTAGCGCGGATATCGGCGATGTCGGCGCCGCGTTTGGCCCGCTTTCCGTGCAAAAAGGGGTGACTCAGCCGTACAAACCCAGCACCTGGGATCAGGTTCCTGACTGGGCTAAAGATAAAGATGGCCACTGGGCGCTTGCTTATACCGGTACGATCGCATTCATCGTTGATAAGCAGCAGGTGAAAGATATTCCCCATAGCTGGGCCGACCTGAAAAAAGGAAATTACGTTGTTACTATCGGCGATGTTGGTATTGCCGCGCAGGCAGCGAACGGCGTATTAGCTGCAAACTATGCGTTTGGCGGGGATGATAAAAACGTCAAACCTGCACTGACTTTTTTCGGTGAGCTGGCCAAAGCCGGACGTTTAGGTTTGACCGACCCAACTATTGCCAATATCGAAAAGGGTGAAATTCAGGTAGCGGTGGTTTGGGATTTCAACGGTCTTAACTATCGCGACCAGATCGATAAAAGCCGTTTTGAAGTGCTGATCCCTTCTGACGGTTCCGTCATTTCAGGCTATACCACGATCATTAACAAATTTGCTAAACACCCTAACGCAGCGAAGCTGGCCCGCGAATACATCTTCTCCGATGCAGGCCAAACGAATCTGGCGAAAGGCTATGCTCGTCCTATTCGTGCCGAGCATCTGACTTTACCTGCCGATATTCAGGCGAAACTGCTGCCTGCGACAGAATATAAAAATGCGCGTCCGATTGCCGATCAGGCCGCATGGGAAAAGACCTCTAAAATGTTGCCACGTCTGTGGCAGGAAAACGTCATTATTAATATGCAGCAGTAG
- a CDS encoding Na/Pi cotransporter family protein, with amino-acid sequence MLTLLNLLSAVALLVWGTHIVRTGIMRVYGADLRRVLSRSVEKKPMAFLAGIGVTTLVQSSNATTLLVTSFVSQELVGLTPALVVILGADVGTALMARILTFDLSWLSPLFIFFGVVFFLGRKQTRAGQLGRASIGLGLILLALQLIVEASRPITQTSGVQVIFSSLTGDIMLDALIGAVFAIISYSSLAAVLITATLTATGVISFQVALCLVIGANLGSGLLAMLNNSTANAAGKRVALGSLLFKFIGCLIVLPFVRLLATGLDRLPVNDEELVIFFHVFYNLIRCVLMVPFAEPMARLCKRLIHDEPETDFHLKPRHLDASALDTPALALANASRETLRMGDVLEQMLLTFNNVILGAPREERKIRRLDDDVDVLYTAIKLYLARMPKEDLPGEDSRRWAEIIEMALNLEQAGDIIERMSGDVADKSLATRRAFSAEGIKELQTLQQQLLNNLRLALSVFLSRDMTSARRLRRAKHRFRITNRRYSHAHVDRLHQQNVQSIETSSLHLGLLGDMKRLNSLFCAVAYGVLEQQDDERGEE; translated from the coding sequence GTGCTAACTCTGCTTAATTTGCTCTCTGCCGTCGCGCTGCTGGTTTGGGGCACACACATCGTTCGAACCGGCATCATGCGTGTTTATGGTGCCGATCTGCGCCGCGTATTGAGCCGTAGCGTAGAAAAGAAGCCAATGGCTTTTCTTGCCGGTATTGGTGTCACCACCCTGGTTCAAAGTAGCAATGCAACAACACTGTTGGTGACCTCATTTGTCTCGCAAGAACTTGTTGGCTTAACGCCTGCGCTTGTGGTGATACTCGGCGCGGATGTGGGGACCGCGCTGATGGCCCGTATCCTGACCTTCGATCTCTCCTGGCTATCGCCCCTGTTCATTTTTTTTGGCGTAGTTTTCTTTCTCGGCCGTAAGCAAACGCGCGCGGGTCAATTAGGACGAGCAAGTATTGGGCTGGGCTTGATTCTGCTGGCGCTGCAATTGATCGTTGAGGCATCGCGTCCGATTACCCAGACGTCTGGCGTGCAGGTTATCTTTTCCTCACTGACCGGTGACATTATGCTGGATGCGTTAATTGGTGCGGTATTTGCCATTATCAGCTACTCCAGCCTTGCGGCCGTATTGATTACCGCGACGCTGACCGCGACGGGAGTGATTTCGTTTCAGGTCGCCTTGTGTCTGGTCATCGGCGCTAACCTCGGCAGTGGATTACTGGCCATGCTCAATAACAGCACCGCAAATGCCGCCGGGAAACGCGTAGCGCTAGGGAGTTTGCTGTTCAAATTTATTGGCTGCTTGATCGTCCTGCCGTTCGTTCGGCTGCTGGCAACTGGACTTGACCGGTTGCCGGTCAATGATGAAGAGTTGGTGATCTTTTTCCATGTCTTCTACAACCTGATTCGCTGTGTGTTGATGGTACCGTTTGCTGAACCTATGGCCCGGCTATGTAAGCGGTTGATTCACGATGAGCCAGAAACCGATTTTCATCTAAAGCCGCGTCATCTTGATGCAAGCGCTCTGGATACGCCAGCGCTCGCACTGGCCAATGCATCGCGGGAAACGCTGCGGATGGGCGATGTACTGGAACAGATGCTACTGACTTTTAATAACGTCATATTGGGTGCGCCGCGCGAGGAACGAAAAATTCGTCGGCTTGACGATGATGTGGATGTGCTTTATACCGCCATCAAGCTTTACCTGGCACGTATGCCTAAAGAGGACCTGCCCGGAGAAGATTCACGCCGCTGGGCTGAGATTATCGAAATGGCGCTTAACCTTGAACAGGCGGGGGATATCATTGAGCGCATGAGTGGCGATGTAGCAGACAAATCGTTGGCAACGCGACGCGCCTTTTCTGCCGAAGGTATAAAGGAATTACAAACGCTGCAACAGCAGTTGTTGAACAACCTGCGCCTTGCACTATCCGTTTTTCTGTCACGCGATATGACCAGTGCCAGGCGTTTACGTCGCGCAAAGCACCGATTCCGTATCACCAATCGACGCTACTCCCATGCGCATGTCGATCGATTACATCAACAGAACGTACAAAGTATCGAAACCAGCTCGTTACATCTGGGGCTACTGGGTGATATGAAACGTTTAAATTCATTATTCTGTGCTGTTGCTTATGGAGTGCTTGAGCAACAGGATGATGAGCGTGGCGAGGAGTGA
- a CDS encoding ABC transporter permease, with protein sequence MSRTERVYHRIVVWLVFTILALPLLVTLLYALATQWGATILPSGFTLQWMKNLWSDPRFLVALGHSLLICFGALAFSLVLMLPAMFVIAYYFPRLEAVMNILILLPFAIPPVVSSVGLLQLYSAPPLMLTGTPWILIGCYFTIALPFIYRAIANNMQAINLKELIDAAHLLGASTGQAALLVVLPNLRKGASIAVLLSFSFLIGEFVFANLLTGTSYETLQVYLYNMRSGSGHFTSALVISYFLVVLVVTWLANTLNRKRG encoded by the coding sequence ATGTCGCGCACTGAACGCGTTTATCACCGAATCGTTGTCTGGCTGGTGTTTACGATTTTGGCCTTACCGCTGTTGGTCACACTTTTGTATGCTTTGGCGACACAGTGGGGGGCCACGATTTTACCCAGCGGCTTCACTTTGCAGTGGATGAAAAATTTATGGAGCGATCCACGTTTCCTCGTTGCTCTGGGGCATTCACTGCTTATCTGTTTTGGTGCGCTTGCATTCTCCCTTGTACTGATGCTGCCTGCCATGTTTGTAATCGCTTACTACTTTCCTCGACTTGAAGCGGTGATGAATATTCTGATCCTGTTGCCATTTGCTATTCCCCCGGTTGTCTCATCGGTCGGCCTGCTTCAGCTATACTCCGCGCCTCCTTTGATGCTGACCGGCACGCCATGGATCCTTATTGGTTGCTATTTCACTATTGCATTGCCATTTATCTACCGCGCGATTGCCAACAATATGCAGGCTATCAATCTTAAAGAGTTGATTGATGCTGCGCATCTGCTCGGTGCAAGCACCGGGCAAGCGGCTTTGCTGGTAGTTCTGCCTAATTTGCGTAAAGGAGCGAGTATTGCCGTGCTGCTCTCGTTCTCTTTTCTAATAGGTGAGTTTGTATTCGCTAACCTGCTAACCGGTACCAGTTATGAGACATTGCAGGTTTATCTTTACAATATGCGCAGCGGCAGCGGTCACTTTACCAGTGCGTTGGTAATCTCCTATTTCCTCGTCGTGCTGGTGGTTACCTGGCTGGCGAATACCCTGAATCGTAAAAGGGGCTGA
- a CDS encoding alkaline phosphatase family protein, with protein sequence MKVILVILDGLSYQVAYDAMGYLHAECALGNGRLYPLTCELPSHSRPLYECILTGITPVKSGIVHNAVSRLSKERSLFHYARDGGLTTAAAAFHWVSELYNRTPFEPARDRHTEAPSLPIQYGHFYSDDTYPDSHLFEDAESLRLRYQPDFLLVHPMNIDYAGHQHGLSSSQYRNRARKADESLSRWMPVWLEEGYQVIVTSDHGMNDDRSHGGILPEEREVPLFVFGESFSRQDAEPLQTELCGTLCEILAIAHDKPVCQALLNLSGKEKVR encoded by the coding sequence ATGAAAGTCATTTTAGTCATTCTGGATGGGCTTAGCTATCAGGTTGCCTATGATGCAATGGGATACTTACATGCTGAATGCGCGCTCGGTAACGGGCGCTTGTATCCGCTTACGTGTGAGCTCCCTTCGCATTCGCGTCCGCTGTATGAATGCATTCTTACCGGTATCACGCCGGTAAAAAGTGGCATTGTGCATAATGCGGTTAGTCGGCTGAGCAAAGAGCGTAGTCTGTTTCATTATGCGCGTGATGGTGGGTTAACCACCGCGGCGGCCGCGTTTCACTGGGTGAGTGAGCTGTATAACCGTACGCCATTTGAACCGGCGCGTGACCGACATACTGAAGCCCCTTCGTTGCCAATTCAGTACGGTCACTTCTACTCTGACGATACTTACCCTGATTCGCATCTGTTTGAAGATGCGGAAAGCCTGCGGTTGCGCTACCAGCCTGACTTCTTATTGGTTCATCCAATGAATATTGATTATGCCGGTCATCAGCATGGCCTTTCGTCATCGCAATATCGTAACCGTGCGCGTAAGGCAGATGAGTCTCTTTCACGCTGGATGCCTGTCTGGCTGGAAGAGGGATATCAGGTTATTGTGACCTCCGATCACGGTATGAACGACGATCGTAGTCATGGCGGTATTTTACCGGAAGAGAGGGAGGTGCCGCTGTTTGTCTTCGGTGAGTCTTTCTCACGGCAGGATGCGGAGCCGTTACAAACGGAGCTATGCGGCACTCTGTGTGAAATCCTGGCTATCGCACATGACAAACCCGTCTGTCAGGCGCTATTAAACCTTTCCGGTAAGGAGAAGGTGCGATGA
- the lysC gene encoding lysine-sensitive aspartokinase 3, whose product MSQSTLIVAKFGGTSVADFVAMSRSADVVLADTNVRLVVLSASAGVTNLLVSLAEGQEQVQRTFLLDEIRRIQYAILDRLQQPDVIRDEIDRMLENITMLSEAASLATSTALTDELVSHGELMSTLLFVEVLRQRGVSAEWFDVRKVMHTNDYFGRAEPDIAKLSELANGLLKPRLDDALIITQGFIGSEEKGRTTTLGRGGSDYTAALLGEALHAKRIDIWTDVPGIYTTDPRVVPAAKRIDEITFEEAAEMATFGAKVLHPATLLPAVRSDIPVFVGCSKDPSAGGTMVCNKTVNPPLFRALALRRRQTLLTLHSLNMLHARGFLAEVFNILARHNMSVDLITTSEVSVALTLDTTGSTSTGEGLLTQALLTELSSLCRVEVEENLALVALIGNQLSQACGVGKEVFGVLEPFNLRLICYGASSYNLCFLVPGGDAEQVVRTLHQNLFE is encoded by the coding sequence ATGTCTCAATCTACTCTTATCGTCGCGAAATTCGGTGGCACCAGCGTTGCTGATTTTGTCGCCATGAGTCGCAGCGCCGACGTGGTGCTGGCCGATACAAATGTACGTTTAGTGGTACTCTCCGCTTCTGCCGGGGTGACAAACCTGCTGGTGTCACTGGCCGAAGGCCAGGAACAGGTGCAGCGTACTTTTCTTCTGGATGAGATCCGCCGTATCCAATACGCCATTCTCGATCGTCTCCAACAGCCGGATGTCATCCGTGACGAAATCGATCGCATGCTGGAAAACATCACGATGCTCTCAGAAGCCGCATCGTTGGCTACGTCAACAGCCTTGACTGATGAACTGGTTAGCCACGGCGAACTGATGTCGACGCTGCTATTCGTTGAGGTACTACGCCAACGGGGCGTCTCGGCTGAGTGGTTTGACGTACGAAAAGTAATGCATACCAACGATTACTTTGGTCGAGCCGAACCGGATATCGCCAAATTATCTGAACTGGCTAACGGCCTGTTAAAGCCGCGGTTGGATGATGCGTTGATTATTACCCAGGGCTTTATCGGCAGCGAAGAGAAAGGGCGGACGACTACGCTTGGACGTGGCGGCAGCGATTATACCGCTGCGTTGTTGGGTGAAGCCTTGCACGCTAAGCGTATCGATATCTGGACGGATGTACCGGGCATCTACACTACCGATCCTCGCGTAGTCCCCGCGGCAAAACGTATTGACGAAATCACCTTTGAAGAAGCGGCGGAAATGGCAACATTTGGTGCCAAGGTTCTGCATCCTGCCACTTTGTTGCCTGCCGTGCGCAGCGATATCCCGGTTTTCGTTGGCTGCAGTAAGGATCCCTCAGCAGGCGGAACAATGGTATGCAATAAAACGGTAAATCCACCGCTGTTTAGAGCACTGGCGCTGCGTCGTAGACAAACGCTGCTAACATTACATAGCCTGAATATGCTGCATGCACGTGGCTTCCTCGCTGAGGTTTTCAATATTCTGGCGCGACATAATATGTCGGTGGATTTGATTACCACGTCGGAAGTCAGTGTCGCACTGACGCTGGATACCACAGGCTCGACTTCAACTGGTGAGGGCCTACTCACCCAAGCGCTGCTAACCGAACTCTCTTCGTTATGTCGCGTGGAAGTGGAAGAAAATCTGGCACTGGTCGCGCTGATTGGTAATCAGCTCTCACAGGCCTGTGGCGTTGGTAAAGAAGTGTTTGGCGTGCTTGAGCCGTTCAATCTGCGTCTGATTTGTTACGGTGCCAGCAGCTATAATCTCTGTTTCCTGGTGCCGGGTGGCGATGCTGAACAAGTGGTACGGACCCTTCATCAGAATTTATTTGAGTAG
- a CDS encoding ABC transporter permease has product MRGKWIALLCLLPFALFYIAFQIAPLVWIAINSFYSGMEESWGWANYRDILTSPFYLQAIRFSLNIAFWSSVYGLLIALLGGYSLHQSGEGKLHRFFMSFTNMTSNFAGVPLAFAFVILLGLNGCLTLLMRKYGLLTGFNLYSSNGLIIVYTWFQIPLGLLLLYPAFDGLKREWQESAALLGASRLRYWMHIGLPILTPALIGTFVILLANALGAYATIYALTTGNFNVIPVRIAALVSGDISLDPNTGSALAMLLVAIMTIITVIHQWLIRRSYHYARS; this is encoded by the coding sequence ATGAGAGGCAAATGGATCGCGCTACTGTGCCTGCTGCCTTTTGCGCTGTTCTACATAGCCTTTCAAATCGCCCCACTGGTGTGGATTGCGATTAATAGTTTCTACAGTGGCATGGAAGAGAGCTGGGGATGGGCAAATTATCGCGATATCCTCACCTCGCCTTTTTATCTGCAGGCCATTCGCTTTTCGCTGAATATTGCTTTCTGGTCGAGTGTATATGGACTGCTGATCGCGTTATTAGGTGGATATTCTCTGCATCAGTCAGGGGAAGGGAAACTGCATCGTTTCTTTATGTCTTTCACCAATATGACCAGTAACTTTGCTGGCGTGCCGCTAGCTTTTGCCTTCGTTATTTTACTGGGGCTGAACGGTTGCCTGACGTTACTGATGCGTAAGTATGGGCTGTTGACGGGTTTCAATCTCTACTCTTCCAACGGATTGATTATTGTTTATACGTGGTTTCAGATCCCGCTCGGTCTGTTGCTGCTCTATCCTGCGTTTGATGGTCTGAAGCGCGAATGGCAGGAATCTGCTGCTCTGCTGGGGGCTAGCCGTCTGCGCTATTGGATGCACATCGGTCTACCGATTCTGACACCTGCACTCATCGGTACTTTTGTGATTTTGCTGGCTAATGCCCTTGGCGCTTATGCCACCATCTACGCTTTGACGACGGGTAATTTTAACGTCATCCCCGTTCGTATCGCCGCATTGGTTTCCGGCGATATCTCACTCGATCCCAATACGGGAAGTGCGCTGGCGATGCTGTTGGTGGCGATTATGACGATAATTACTGTCATTCATCAATGGCTGATACGGCGGAGCTATCACTATGCGAGGTCATGA
- the panS gene encoding ketopantoate/pantoate/pantothenate transporter PanS, translating to MLASITRLFPLWAVLLSVAAYYSPGTFVGIGPWVTYLLMLIMFGMGVTLNIADFKRVLTRPAPVIAGTFLHYLVMPLAAWGLAKLFHMPPDLSAGMILVGSVASGTASNVMIYLAKGDVALSVTISSVSALVGVFATPLLTRLYVDTHIQVDVAGMLLSIVEIVVVPIGLGLIVHHAMNKLVKRIEPWLPAFSMICILLIISAVVAGSQRFIGSVGLVVIAAVILHNAIGLLGGYWGGKLFGFDESTCRTLALEVGMQNSGLAATLGKIYFSPLAALPGALFSVWHNLSGSLLAGYWSGKPIKKK from the coding sequence ATGCTCGCCTCAATTACCCGACTGTTCCCACTCTGGGCAGTCCTGCTCTCCGTCGCCGCCTATTATTCACCGGGTACCTTTGTCGGTATTGGTCCCTGGGTAACGTATCTGCTGATGCTGATTATGTTTGGAATGGGCGTAACGCTAAATATCGCCGATTTTAAACGCGTTCTCACTCGTCCTGCACCGGTGATTGCGGGAACCTTCCTGCACTATCTGGTGATGCCGCTGGCCGCATGGGGATTAGCAAAACTGTTCCATATGCCGCCGGATCTTTCCGCAGGTATGATTCTGGTCGGCAGCGTTGCCAGCGGTACCGCATCTAATGTGATGATTTACCTGGCAAAGGGGGACGTGGCGCTTTCCGTAACCATCTCTTCCGTTTCAGCGCTGGTCGGTGTGTTTGCCACGCCATTGCTCACGCGCCTGTATGTTGATACCCATATTCAGGTCGATGTCGCGGGTATGCTGCTGAGTATCGTTGAAATTGTCGTCGTCCCCATTGGGCTCGGCCTAATCGTTCACCACGCCATGAATAAGCTGGTTAAGCGTATTGAGCCTTGGTTACCCGCGTTCTCCATGATCTGTATTTTATTGATTATTAGCGCCGTAGTGGCCGGTAGCCAGCGCTTTATTGGTTCCGTTGGCCTGGTGGTCATTGCTGCCGTGATCCTGCATAACGCCATCGGTCTGCTGGGCGGCTATTGGGGAGGTAAATTGTTTGGCTTTGATGAGTCAACCTGCCGCACGCTGGCACTTGAAGTCGGTATGCAGAACTCTGGCCTTGCGGCGACGCTGGGTAAGATCTACTTTTCGCCGCTAGCCGCGCTGCCAGGCGCGCTGTTTTCGGTCTGGCATAATCTTTCTGGCTCACTGCTGGCCGGTTACTGGTCAGGAAAACCAATTAAGAAAAAATAA